One Drosophila santomea strain STO CAGO 1482 chromosome X, Prin_Dsan_1.1, whole genome shotgun sequence DNA segment encodes these proteins:
- the LOC120454968 gene encoding mediator of RNA polymerase II transcription subunit 22, which translates to MASGSRTTILPQSKEALLKSYNARLKDDVRSMLENFEEILKLARRESHSQISKTTQCEQDALEMQVRAANMVRAGESLMKLVADLKQYLILNDFHSVNEAITNNSQLFRNTQSECDKKLMKLRDEMAMDLYDLEEEYYTSIFK; encoded by the exons ATGGCCAGCGGATCCAGGACAACCATTTTGCCGCAGTCGAAGGAGGCGCTCTTGAAGTCCTACAATGCGCGCCTCAAAGACGACGTGCGCAGCATGCTGGAGAACTTTGAAG AAATCCTCAAGCTGGCGCGCCGCGAGAGCCACAGCCAGATCTCTAAGACCACGCAGTGCGAACAGGACGCCCTGGAAATGCAGGTCCGTGCGGCCAACATGG TTCGTGCTGGCGAGTCCCTGATGAAGCTGGTGGCCGACCTGAAGCAGTACCTCATCCTCAACGACTTCCACTCGGTCAACGAGGCCATCACGAACAACTCGCAGCTGTTTAGGAACACGCAAAGCGAGTGCGACAAGAAGCTAATGAAGCTGAGGGACGAAATGGCCATGGACCTGTACGACCTGGAGGAGGAGTACTACACCAGCATTTTTAAGTAG
- the LOC120454966 gene encoding nucleosome assembly protein 1-like 1, translating into MMAMADSAEEVNQAEGHPDPKADGISESLRSLDTYAPESAEPALSPADLPARSRKAFLRHMIGQLAEPVQNRIRALRHNQLQQVRISEQFFREVYELERRFYGQSCALFDARRDILEGAVEPPVQTEKSWPEDPQDALYLDFGNNEELRQLRQKLAPVSPTTGLVGVPRFWLTVFQNVPLLSELVQDHDEPLLECLTDVRLAYDQDSYTVIFQFRPNSFLHDSSLLLTKRYFLQHSADPEYPFLFEGPEIVRCEGCHIHWRDGSNLTLQTVESRRRNRARRVTKVMPRESFFRFFAPPQALDLSLADETTKLILGNDFEVGFLLRTQIVPKAVLFYTGDLVDSLSAATPDSRSLSSEAEAEQEQIL; encoded by the coding sequence ATGATGGCGATGGCTGACAGCGCGGAGGAGGTCAACCAGGCGGAAGGCCACCCGGACCCGAAGGCGGACGGCATCAGCGAGTCGCTGCGCTCCCTGGACACCTATGCCCCGGAGTCCGCGGAGCCGGCTTTGAGTCCGGCGGACCTTCCTGCCCGCAGCCGGAAGGCCTTTCTGCGGCACATGATCGGCCAACTGGCGGAGCCGGTGCAGAACCGCATCCGGGCGCTGAGGCACAACCAGCTGCAGCAGGTGCGCATTTCGGAGCAGTTCTTCCGCGAGGTTTACGAGCTGGAGCGACGTTTCTACGGCCAGAGCTGCGCGCTCTTCGATGCGAGGAGGGATATTTTGGAGGGTGCGGTGGAGCCACCAGTCCAAACGGAGAAGTCCTGGCCCGAGGACCCGCAGGATGCGCTGTACTTGGACTTTGGAAACAACGAGGAGCTGCGCCAGTTGAGGCAGAAGTTGGCTCCGGTCTCGCCGACCACCGGTCTCGTCGGAGTTCCACGCTTCTGGCTGACCGTCTTCCAGAACGTGCCGCTGCTCTCGGAGCTGGTCCAGGATCACGATGAGCCGCTGCTGGAGTGCCTAACGGACGTGCGCCTGGCCTACGACCAGGACAGCTACACGGTCATCTTTCAGTTTCGGCCCAACAGCTTCCTGCACGACTCCTCGCTGCTGCTCACCAAGCGCTACTTCCTGCAGCACTCGGCGGACCCGGAGTATCCCTTTCTGTTCGAGGGCCCCGAAATAGTTCGCTGCGAAGGCTGCCACATCCACTGGCGCGATGGGTCCAACCTCACGCTCCAAACGGTGGAGAGCAGGCGAAGGAACAGAGCTCGCCGCGTCACCAAGGTCATGCCGCGAGAGTCCTTCTTCCGCTTCTTTGCTCCGCCGCAGGCGTTGGACTTGTCCCTCGCGGATGAAACGACCAAGCTGATCCTGGGCAATGACTTCGAAGTGGGCTTCCTGCTGCGCACCCAAATCGTGCCGAAGGCGGTGCTCTTCTACACGGGCGACCTGGTGGACAGCCTGAGCGCCGCCACTCCGGACAGTCGCTCCTTGTCctcggaggcggaggcggaacAGGAGCAGATTTTGTGA
- the LOC120454962 gene encoding uncharacterized protein LOC120454962, which yields MILLAVLGLILGILVALAGVALKLLGLKPPLIFDKYPLKGIFYRVKFRIALLVLRRLRYRIYRRNEELLGSAEHLAKVDRAQQLGNDPKSYDVVSFMAANKEGHKLMVTLERRRRGVLKAALYLWLPESGLLSSPSLPDMVYFTTADGAESSEFRGGGFHVYQEASMRVWRIKYCGALKTQGPEVRDMAVDLDLRFESSSAEHFDFNRDLSSALIADSIAREAWDERFYSMLRSVNHIVEQRTHYEQNGELAGRVRLAERGEVPLRMVGFRDHSFGTERCLSSINRYVYCALFLDDGSSMVVGSLSQPSFFLSSLKVGYVCSPSGRYQPLTGSNFELYSYGEKGTPPQHQNFIVRTEEREYLVQIQVEASALRYVGGDWESKVFNQFVACTVNGVPGQGHAEFLYRHKGGRPEEVAAGDPGWYQDIKRFERSLSLLEEEAGADGDFIF from the coding sequence ATGATACTCCTCGCAGTGCTCGGCCTGATCCTGGGCATTCTGGTGGCCCTGGCGGGCGTGGCGCTCAAGCTGTTGGGCCTGAAGCCGCCACTGATCTTCGACAAGTACCCGCTGAAGGGCATCTTCTACCGCGTCAAGTTCCGGATCGCCTTGCTGGTGCTGCGGCGCCTGCGCTACCGCATCTATCGCCGCAACGAGGAGCTGCTCGGCTCCGCGGAGCACCTGGCCAAGGTGGACAGAGCGCAGCAGCTCGGCAACGATCCCAAGAGCTACGACGTGGTCAGCTTCATGGCGGCCAACAAGGAGGGCCACAAACTGATGGTTACCCTGGAGCGGAGGCGACGCGGCGTCCTGAAGGCGGCACTGTACCTGTGGCTGCCCGAGAGCGGGCTGCTTAGTTCGCCCAGTCTGCCCGACATGGTGTACTTCACCACCGCAGATGGAGCGGAGAGCAGCGAGTTCCGGGGCGGCGGCTTCCACGTCTACCAGGAGGCATCCATGCGGGTGTGGCGCATCAAGTACTGCGGCGCGCTGAAGACTCAGGGGCCGGAGGTGAGGGACATGGCCGTGGACCTGGACCTGCGCTTCGAGAGCTCCTCCGCCGAGCACTTCGACTTCAACCGGGATCTGAGCAGCGCCCTGATAGCCGACTCCATCGCCAGGGAGGCGTGGGACGAGAGGTTCTACAGCATGCTGCGCAGCGTCAACCACATCGTGGAGCAGCGCACCCACTACGAGCAGAACGGCGAACTGGCGGGCAGAGTCAGACTCGCGGAAAGGGGGGAAGTGCCCCTCAGGATGGTGGGCTTCCGGGACCACAGCTTCGGCACGGAGCGCTGCCTGAGCTCCATCAACCGGTACGTGTACTGCGCCCTCTTCCTGGACGACGGCAGCAGCATGGTGGTGGGCAGCCTCAGCCAGCCCTCCTTCTTCCTCTCCTCCCTGAAGGTGGGCTACGTCTGCAGCCCCTCGGGCCGCTATCAGCCACTCACCGGGAGCAACTTCGAGCTGTACTCGTACGGGGAGAAGGGCACGCCGCCGCAGCACCAGAACTTCATCGTGCGCACCGAGGAGCGCGAGTATCTCGTGCAGATCCAGGTGGAGGCCTCCGCCCTGCGCTACGTGGGCGGCGACTGGGAGTCGAAGGTGTTCAACCAGTTCGTGGCCTGCACGGTCAACGGCGTTCCCGGCCAGGGCCACGCCGAGTTCCTGTATCGCCACAAGGGCGGCAGGCCGGAGGAAGTAGCCGCCGGGGATCCCGGCTGGTACCAGGACATCAAGCGCTTCGAGAGGAGCCTGTCgctgctggaggaggaggcgggAGCCGACGGGGACTTCATCTTCTAG
- the LOC120454963 gene encoding A-agglutinin anchorage subunit: MYKTIRHGENSLQYTILPQNDDFRIEGKLSGAGRSASTSASASASASASGKAKGQRRRRSFFAYLGLIFVCTVIIGAVLIPFLVSAECLPNPAEWFLKTKAALIHSPPAGGGEAAGPSTLPTGSPLLQQNVGRNVQIVNRNGIEQFVIRVNKTTNPSAGGTTSGIASGSPTVATSSGSSTSISSSTSTTTTTTTTAPAPTTTSSSTSTTTTRAPPVTTPRYLPPPPPPPATTITTRIIQVPLLKSAAKKPIMPPVLAKAQGPQILPGGGQNSRLQPASESKSESELGSGSGSGDGQKSNAAWIKTHWAYIDPSTYFQWSGYKDEDSVLLPALLGFALIGVILIITVCLVARNKRTIVSSVRKRNRNDIEEQGAEDNATLLTTTNMSDDD, encoded by the exons ATGTACAAGACCATCAGGCACGGCGAGAACAGCCTGCAGTACACGATTCTGCCCCAGAACGACGACTTCCGCATCGAGGGCAAGCTCTCGGGCGCCGGACGATCGGCCTCCACCTcggcatccgcatccgcatccgcatcggCATCCGGAAAGGCCAAGGGCCAGCGACGCCGCCGTTCCTTCTTCGCCTACTTGGGCTTGATCTTCGTGTGCACGGTGATCATTGGCGCCGTGCTCATACCCTTCCTGGTCTCCGCCGAGTGTCTGCCGAATCCCGCGGAGTGGTTCCTCAAGACCAAGGCGGCCCTGATCCACAGTCCACCTGCAGGCGGTGGCGAGGCGGCTGGCCCTTCCACACTGCCCACAGGATCGCCCTTGCTGCAGCAGAACGTGGGACGGAATGTGCAGATTGTGAACCGCAATGGCATTGAGCAGTTCGTCATCCGCGTGAACAAGACCACCAATCCGAGTGCCGGTGGCACCACCAGTGGCATCGCCAGTGGCTCCCCCACCGTGGCCACCAGCTCCGGCTCCAGCACCAGTATCAGTAGCAGCACCTCcacaacaacgacgacgacgacaaccGCTCCAGCACCCACAACCACcagctcctccacctccaccacgACCACCAGGGCGCCTCCAGTGACAACCCCAAGGTAcctgccgccgccaccgccgccgccggcCACCACGATCACCACCCGCATCATCCAGGTGCCGCTACTCAAGTCCGCCGCCAAGAAGCCCATAATGCCGCCAGTTCTGGCCAAGGCCCAGGGGCCGCAGATCCTGCCCGGAGGCGGCCAAAACTCCAGGCTGCAGCCAGCgtcggaatcgaaatcggaatcggaattgggatcgggatcgggatcggggGACGGGCAGAAGAGCAACGCCGCCTGGATAAAGACGCACTGGGCCTACATCGATCCCTCGACGTACTTCCAATGGAGC GGCTACAAGGACGAGGATAGCGTGCTGCTGCCCGCTCTGCTGGGCTTCGCCCTCATCGGCGTGATTCTGATCATCACGGTCTGCCTGGTGGCACGCAACAAGCGCACCATCGTGTCCTCCGTCCGCAAGCGGAATCGCAAC GACATCGAGGAGCAGGGCGCCGAGGACAACGCCACGCTGCTGACCACCACCAACATGTCGGACGACGACTAA
- the LOC120454965 gene encoding translocating chain-associated membrane protein 1 — protein MAIKPGLGRKTSNKNPPILSHEFVIQNHADIISCVAMVFVVGLMNESTAAFASAFISLHHNVSGEDPSREQPYGKAYTYIAGIKDYCAIFFYTLTCIIMHAIIQEFVLDKISKKLHLSKFKLARFNESGQLVAFYLLSFVWGAHVLLKEGYLGQVAQLWEGFPDHPMSFLHKFYFVVQLAYYLHMLPELYFQKIKTKEEQQPKIVHSISGFTLIVLAYTLSFQRLALVLLTLHYFSELLSHVFQLIGVFDREERLAKLRVVNNAVFFLIRFATSVIGVLTLYYGIGGVRSLLALGGLIALQGYLVFSFITEQLRAKREAKKEAKREAKLALQTKKPVKAPKDKVKRKKESDLPEADQTSPSPIKQKLK, from the coding sequence ATGGCCATTAAACCGGGACTCGGTCGCAAGACCAGCAACAAGAACCCGCCGATCCTGAGCCACGAGTTCGTGATCCAGAACCACGCGGACATCATCTCCTGCGTGGCCATGGTCTTCGTGGTCGGCCTGATGAACGAATCGACGGCGGCGTTCGCCAGCGCGTTCATATCCCTGCACCACAACGTCAGCGGCGAGGATCCCAGCCGGGAGCAGCCATATGGCAAGGCGTACACCTACATTGCCGGCATCAAGGACTACTGTGCGATATTCTTCTACACGCTCACCTGCATCATCATGCACGCGATCATCCAGGAGTTCGTGCTGGACAAGATCAGCAAAAAGCTGCACTTGTCCAAGTTCAAGCTGGCCCGCTTCAACGAGTCCGGCCAACTGGTGGCCTTCTACCTGCTGTCCTTCGTGTGGGGCGCCCACGTCCTGCTGAAGGAGGGCTACCTCGGCCAGGTGGCCCAGCTGTGGGAGGGCTTCCCCGACCACCCGATGAGCTTCCTGCACAAGTTCTACTTCGTGGTGCAGCTGGCCTACTATCTGCACATGCTGCCGGAGCTCTACTTCCAGAAGATCAAGAccaaggaggagcagcagcccaAGATCGTGCACTCGATCAGCGGCTTCACCCTCATCGTCCTCGCCTACACGCTCAGCTTCCAGCGCCTGGCCCTCGTCCTGCTGACGCTGCACTACTTCAGCGAGCTGCTGTCGCACGTCTTCCAGCTGATCGGCGTCTTCGATCGCGAGGAGCGCCTGGCCAAGCTGCGCGTGGTGAACAACGCCGTCTTCTTCCTCATCCGCTTCGCCACGTCCGTGATCGGCGTGCTCACGCTGTACTACGGCATCGGGGGCGTGCGCTCCCTGCTGGCCCTGGGCGGCCTGATCGCCCTGCAGGGCTACCTGGTCTTCTCCTTCATCACGGAGCAGCTGCGCGCCAAGCGCGAGGCCAAGAAGGAGGCCAAGCGGGAGGCCAAGCTGGCGCTGCAGACCAAGAAGCCCGTCAAGGCGCCCAAGGACAAGGTGAAGCGCAAGAAGGAGAGCGACCTGCCCGAGGCGGACCAGACCTCGCCCAGTCCCATCAAGCAGAAGCTCAAGTGA
- the LOC120454964 gene encoding GPN-loop GTPase 1, translated as MGDGVESIKLEALTLSEGIRQAPVCIIVLGMAGSGKTTFTRSLIQHAQEKFNPYVVNLDPACREVPYAAHVDIRDTVNYREVMKQYQLGPNGGIVTALNMFTTKMAQFAELVRRAGERGHKWCVIDTPGQIEVFTWSASGSIITEGLATMFPTIVVYVMDVQRSVCPTTFMSNMLYACSILYKTRLPFLVALNKIDLQDCSFVLDWMTDFEAFQEAQEEEQSFVSNLTRTMSLTLDTFYENLSTCGVSAKTGVGYAQLLTKILDCVAEYERDYKPVYEKKLQERLAQNAAGPKPVDHVEEDGVAVPLGLRLQDPPPNSGNSVFLMAPGLVPQAAENEEEEDMEEDAKGTAEDQNFHSFVQNHLTAQQSKRDKLQQEQSQP; from the exons ATGGGCGACGGAGTGGAGAGCATCAAGCTGGAGGCCCTGACGCTGAGCGAGGGAATCCGGCAGGCGCCCGTGTGCATAATTGTGCTGGGGATGGCCGGCAGCGGCAAGACCACGTTCACCAGGAGTCTCATCCAGCACGCCCAGGAGAAGTTCAATCCGTACGTGGTCAACCTGGATCCGGCGTGCAGGGAGGTGCCGTATGCGGCCCACGTGGACATCCGGGACACGGTCAACTACCGGGAGGTGATGAAGCAGTACCAACTGGGTCCCAACGGCGGCATTGTGACCGCGCTCAATATGTTTACCACCAAAATGGCCCAGTTTGCGGAGCTAGTGCGTCGCGCCGGCGAGCGCGGCCACAAGTGGTGTGTGATCGACACGCCCGGGCAGATCGAGGTGTTCACCTGGTCGGCTTCCGGGAGCATTATCACCGAGGGACTGGCGACCATGTTCCCCACCATTGTGGTCTATGTAATGGATGTGCAGCGCAGTGTGTGTCCCACCACCTTCATGTCCAACATGCTCTACGCCTGCTCCATTCTGTACAAGACCCGGTTGCCCTTCCTCGTGGCGCTGAACAAG ATCGACCTGCAGGACTGCAGCTTTGTGCTGGACTGGATGACGGACTTCGAGGCCTTCCAGGAGgcgcaggaggaggagcagagCTTCGTGAGCAACCTCACGCGCACCATGTCGCTCACCCTGGACACCTTCTACGAGAATCTAAGCACTTGCGGCGTTTCGGCCAAGACAGGCGTGGGCTATGCCCAGCTCCTGACGAAGATCCTCGACTGCGTGGCCGAGTACGAGCGGGACTACAAGCCAGTGTACGAGAAGAAGCTCCAGGAGCGACTGGCGCAGAATGCGGCGGGGCCAAAGCCAGTGGATCACGTAGAAGAGGACGGCGTTGCCGTTCCCCTGGGATTGCGGCTTCAG GACCCACCGCCGAACTCCGGGAACAGCGTGTTTCTAATGGCACCCGGTCTGGTGCCCCAGGCAGCGGAaaatgaggaggaggaggacatGGAGGAGGACGCGAAGGGCACCGCGGAAGACCAGAACTTCCACAGCTTCGTGCAGAACCATCTGACCGCCCAGCAGAGCAAGCGGGACAAGCTGCAGCAGGAACAGTCGCAGCCGTAG
- the LOC120456394 gene encoding crossover junction endonuclease MUS81 — METRLEVLLREPNPLFTRWLERWLREAERRDQKSQFRLRQALESLKSYPLPLSSGRDCSILRGFGGTLCQLIDEELRHHRSLQLVPQQAVVQERYEQQVQAVIRKVQEKQLEQQKRQKSDRPRKPTKKDLAELAALEERERVVEMQPGRFELILLVDTQETSGKNKRVLDQTRSYLESLGARHEVRRLTIGDFLWVAQDQEGNELVLPYIVERKRMDDLASSIRDGRFHEQKHRLHHCGLQHIIYLVEDYGDNEQLGLPLDSLQQALTNAKVQTGVRVVRTANHYRSMSYLAGMSRSLGQIFAGKKLHSVDRGSLDKATCLLTNSDLGLLKFRALYEDSAKNAQLTVREVFVQQLLQLHSLSLERAMAIVERYPTPRCLLDAYAECADQKQARLLLSGIPCGPLERPLGDKISQCLHEFYSTNFR, encoded by the coding sequence ATGGAAACCCGACTGGAAGTGCTCTTGCGGGAGCCGAATCCGTTGTTTACTCGGTGGCTGGAACGCTGGCTGCGGGAAGCGGAGCGCCGCGATCAGAAGTCGCAGTTCAGGCTTCGCCAGGCGCTGGAGTCCCTAAAAAGCTACCCACTGCCATTGTCCAGCGGACGAGACTGCTCTATTCTGCGTGGCTTTGGGGGCACGCTGTGCCAGCTAATCGACGAGGAGCTTCGCCATCACAGAAGTCTCCAGTTGGTGCCCCAGCAGGCCGTGGTTCAGGAGCGCTACGAGCAACAGGTCCAGGCGGTCATACGCAAGGTGCAGGAGAAGCAGCTGGAACAGCAGAAACGCCAGAAAAGCGACAGGCCCAGGAAGCCAACTAAAAAGGATTTGGCGGAACTGGCAGCCCTTGAGGAGCGGGAGCGCGTAGTGGAAATGCAACCAGGACGGTTCGAGTTGATCCTCTTGGTGGATACCCAGGAAACCAgtggcaaaaacaagagagttCTGGACCAGACGAGGAGCTACTTGGAGTCGTTGGGAGCCCGTCATGAAGTGCGTCGCCTCACAATCGGCGATTTCCTTTGGGTGGCCCAGGATCAGGAGGGCAATGAACTGGTTTTACCCTACATTGTGGAGCGCAAGAGGATGGATGACCTGGCATCGAGTATTCGGGACGGTCGCTTCCACGAACAGAAGCACCGGCTGCATCACTGTGGCCTGCAGCACATCATCTACCTGGTCGAGGACTATGGCGACAATGAGCAACTGGGCCTGCCACTGGACTCCTTGCAGCAGGCCCTGACCAATGCCAAAGTGCAAACTGGTGTCCGGGTGGTGCGCACAGCGAATCATTACCGTTCCATGAGCTATTTGGCCGGAATGAGTCGCTCCCTGGGTCAGATATTCGCCGGCAAAAAGCTGCACAGCGTGGATCGCGGATCCCTCGACAAAGCCACCTGCCTGCTCACAAATTCCGACCTGGGGTTGCTCAAGTTTCGAGCCCTCTACGAGGATTCCGCCAAGAATGCGCAGCTCACAGTGCGCGAGGTCTTCGTGCAACAGTTGCTACAGCTGCATTCCCTGTCCCTCGAACGAGCCATGGCGATAGTGGAACGATATCCCACTCCACGTTGCCTGCTGGACGCCTACGCGGAGTGTGCAGACCAGAAGCAGGCCAGGCTACTCCTCTCCGGCATCCCATGTGGACCCCTGGAACGTCCACTGGGCGATAAGATCAGCCAGTGCCTACACGAATTCTACAGCACGAACTTTCGTTAG
- the LOC120456393 gene encoding RUN domain-containing protein 1, with translation MEMKMEEAQDSKHPSPTAKGQLPAGAVRVEDEEEEVEVEQEQQELLSERWSPLGANYDDANSASSGVDCELEQGLEKSETRRGSTGSELARLRSIEEEQELLTSSLLALTSHFAHVQLRVRQIVEAPAEERDQLLRDLEDFAFQGIPEAVQSQESQSDKPAIEGEKEHGPDSQLIEQLKSQLTELEQIAYEAGEPGILPQHVLLEKQKFILDELRSKLNLQVEQHELPALSTEQLRHQVDNAIGEFVGPLKMKEQLVAQLKTQITDLERFIAFLQCDAVEGSVGDRLKLLSGAYNSYAAKQTARSSQATHVAPNAPATMASAQHSSGLGSHSSGESLHSKAHGLLDKASVLMQMFASTHLVKPRSHDEFQQNSLKKTHKGNHWGDLRAQLEVDIQEVAALAATLSCDREKLANIKRALRQQQQQAESTSSSDTGNPVINSQNGALTLPPRCRRAVPTGHELAPYASGGAISSDSDEDISYSNFEWEKEGKSRRTTHARGDSIATIGRELTTVVRKNFARTLQQLIQHGLRIPAESAASSLMVPFMRCLHPGPPVIPPAAGGDSQFLGLGRAMHAWELVLAYYRLKHGEEYNNTPARKLSQSFQLDIVDAQAVTAKQSLLSAVGMILAMHRPYKRSNNAHFKAFVCAGLNSHLLVEWLNLILSCHELVDTYYSPDSYVARTGFRDSLRSIDALSRFDFDLPVDLAIRHFRNI, from the exons atggaaatgaaaatggaggAGGCCCAGGACTCCAAGCACCCTTCCCCGACGGCCAAAGGCCAGCTGCCAGCTGGAGCTGTTCGTgtcgaggacgaggaggaggaagtCGAGGtcgagcaggagcagcaggagctgctTAGCGAACGCTGGTCGCCGTTGGGAGCCAACTACGATGACGCGAATAGCGCCAGTTCTGGCGTGGATTGCGAACTAGAACAGGGACTGGAAAAGTCAGAGACGCGACGTGGAAGCACTGGGAGCGAACTGGCTCGTCTGCGAAGcatcgaggaggagcaggagcttCTAACCAGTTCCCTGCTGGCTTTGACCTCCCACTTTGCTCACGTCCAACTACGAGTTCGCCAAATTGTTGAGGCGCCAGCGGAGGAGCGGGATCAACTGCTTCGCGACCTCGAGGACTTTGCCTTCCAAGGAATTCCAGAGGCAGTCCAGTCCCAGGAATCCCAATCCGACAAGCCCGCCATCGAGGGCGAAAAGGAGCATGGTCCCGATAGCCAGCTCATCGAACAACTGAAGTCCCAGCTGACTGAGCTGGAACAAATAGCCTACGAGGCTGGAGAGCCCGGCATCCTGCCGCAGCACGTGTTGCTCGAGAAGCAAAAGTTCATCCTGGACGAGCTGCGCTCCAAGCTCAATCTCCAGGTGGAGCAGCATGAACTGCCGGCTCTCAGCACGGAACAACTGCGCCACCAGGTCGACAATGCCATCGGCGAGTTTGTGGGCCCTCTGAAGATGAAGGAGCAGCTGGTGGCCCAACTGAAGACGCAGATAACTGACTTGGAGCGCTTCATTGCATTCCTCCAGTGCGACGCCGTCGAGGGATCCGTCGGCGATCGATTGAAGCTTCTATCCGGAGCATACAACAGCTACGCGGCGAAGCAGACTGCAAGGAGTTCCCAGGCAACTCACGTTGCCCCAAACGCTCCCGCCACGATGGCTTCTGCCCAGCACTCCTCTGGATTGGGTTCCCACTCTTCCGGCGAGAGCTTGCACAGCAAGGCACATGGCCTGCTGGACAAGGCCTCGGTCCTCATGCAAATGTTCGCCAGCACGCATCTGGTGAAGCCACGAAGTCACGACGAGTTCCAGCAGAACTCGCTGAAGAAGACGCACAAGGGCAACCACTGGGG GGATCTGCGGGCACAACTTGAGGTGGACATCCAGGAAGTAGCCGCACTGGCCGCCACTTTGAGCTGCGATCGCGAGAAGTTGGCCAACATCAAGAGGGCTTTgcgccaacagcaacaacaggcgGAGTCAACCTCTTCCTCCGACACTGGTAATCCGGTTATCAACTCCCAAAACGGAGCACTGACCCTGCCGCCTCGTTGCCGGCGGGCAGTGCCAACTGGTCACGAACTGGCTCCATATGCGTCTGGCGGCGCCATATCCTCCGACTCCGACGAGGACATTAGCTACTCCAACTTTGAGTGGGAAAAGGAGGGCAAGAGCCGGCGGACGACGCATGCACGCGGTGACTCCATTGCCACAATTGGCAGGGAACTGACCACGGTGGTGCGGAAGAACTTTGCCCGCACGTTGCAGCAGCTTATACAGCATGGACTTCGCATCCCAGCGGAATCGGCTGCCTCCAGTTTGATGGTGCCCTTCATGAGGTGCCTGCATCCCGGACCTCCGGTGATCCCGCCCGCAGCTGGAGGAGATTCGCAGTTCCTCGGCTTGGGCAGGGCCATGCACGCCTGGGAACTAGTACTGGCCTACTACAGGCTGAAGCACGGCGAGGAGTACAACAACACGCCAGCCAGAAAGTTGTCGCAGAGCTTCCAGCTGGACATCGTGGACGCGCAGGCTGTGACCGCCAAGCAAAGTTTGCTCAGCGCCGTCGGCATGATTCTAGCCATGCATCGTCCTTACAAACGGAGCAACAACGCCCACTTCAAGGCCTTCGTCTGCGCCGGACTCAA CTCCCACTTGCTGGTGGAGTGGCTGAACTTGATCCTCAGCTGCCATGAACTGGTGGACACGTACTACTCGCCAGACAGCTACGTGGCCCGCACGGGATTCCGGGACTCACTGCGCTCCATCGATGCTCTTTCTCGATTCGACTTCGACCTGCCGGTGGACCTGGCCATCCGGCACTTCCGCAACATCTAA
- the LOC120456912 gene encoding 3-oxoacyl-[acyl-carrier-protein] reductase FabG, whose amino-acid sequence MSLSNKVVIVTGASSGIGAAIAQVLAREGATLALVGRNVANLEATKKNLKGTQAEIVVADVTKDADAIVQQTLAKFGRIDVLVNNAGILGKGGLIDLDIEEFDAVLNTNLRGVILLTKAVLPHLLKTKGAVVNVSSCAGIRPFAGALSYGVSKAALDHFTKIVALETASQGVRVNSVNPGFVVTNIHRNIGIVDEEYNGVLQRAIKSHPMGRVGDVTEVAEAVAFLASSKASFTTGALLPIDGGKNNLTPR is encoded by the coding sequence ATGAGTCTCAGCAACAAGGTGGTGATCGTGACGGGAGCTAGCAGCGGAATCGGTGCCGCAATTGCCCAAGTGCTGGCCCGCGAAGGTGCCACTTTGGCGCTGGTGGGCCGCAATGTGGCCAATCTGGAGGCCACGAAGAAGAACCTCAAGGGCACGCAGGCGGAAATCGTGGTGGCCGATGTGACCAAGGACGCGGACGCGATTGTCCAGCAGACGTTGGCCAAGTTCGGACGCATCGATGTGCTGGTCAACAATGCCGGCATTCTGGGCAAGGGCGGCCTCATCGATCTGGACATCGAGGAGTTCGACGCGGTGCTGAATACCAATCTGCGCGGCGTTATTCTGCTGACCAAGGCGGTGCTGCCGCACCTCCTGAAGACCAAGGGCGCCGTGGTCAACGTGAGCAGCTGCGCCGGCATTCGTCCCTTCGCCGGAGCGCTGAGCTACGGAGTCTCCAAGGCTGCCCTCGATCACTTCACCAAGATTGTGGCCCTCGAGACGGCGTCGCAGGGTGTGCGCGTGAACTCGGTGAATCCCGGCTTCGTGGTGACCAACATCCATCGCAACATCGGCATCGTCGACGAGGAGTACAACGGCGTGCTCCAGCGGGCCATCAAGTCGCATCCCATGGGCCGCGTGGGCGACGTCACCGAGGTGGCCGAGGCAGTTGccttcttggccagctccaAGGCCAGTTTCACCACCGGTGCCCTCCTGCCCATCGACGGTGGCAAGAACAATCTGACGCCTCGTTAA